The Flavobacterium marginilacus genome window below encodes:
- a CDS encoding GxxExxY protein has protein sequence MTQIIHKDESFQIMGILFDVHNNLGGGFSEIVYKDALEYEFKKLNIPFEREKEYDVKYKDIILNHKFYADFVVYDTIILELKSCERLDSKHIAQCINYLKVSSNKLAILANFNNKSLEYKRIIL, from the coding sequence ATGACACAAATTATTCACAAAGACGAAAGCTTTCAAATTATGGGAATTCTATTTGATGTTCATAATAATTTAGGAGGTGGTTTTTCTGAAATTGTGTATAAAGATGCGTTAGAATATGAATTCAAAAAATTAAATATCCCTTTCGAAAGGGAAAAAGAATATGATGTAAAGTATAAGGACATTATCTTGAATCATAAATTTTATGCTGATTTTGTGGTCTATGACACAATTATTTTAGAACTGAAATCATGTGAAAGATTAGATTCAAAACATATTGCACAATGCATTAATTACTTAAAAGTATCATCTAATAAACTGGCAATTTTAGCCAATTTCAATAATAAATCCCTTGAATACAAAAGAATTATTTTGTAA
- a CDS encoding type II toxin-antitoxin system RelE/ParE family toxin → MVRRRRKIIWTINVVLAKKSIFHYWNNRNKSILYSQKLNQLFTETLRRVENHPEASIITKKDNIRAILVKDYYLIFEITESNIKVLDIWDTRQNPQNFPIT, encoded by the coding sequence ATGGTTCGAAGAAGAAGAAAAATTATTTGGACAATAAATGTTGTACTCGCCAAGAAAAGTATTTTTCATTATTGGAACAATCGAAATAAATCAATTCTTTATAGCCAAAAATTGAATCAGCTTTTTACCGAAACATTGCGCAGAGTCGAAAATCATCCCGAAGCATCCATCATCACAAAAAAAGATAACATAAGAGCAATCCTGGTCAAAGATTATTATTTAATTTTTGAAATCACGGAATCAAACATAAAAGTCCTAGACATCTGGGACACCCGACAAAATCCTCAAAATTTCCCAATAACATAA
- a CDS encoding CCA tRNA nucleotidyltransferase, which yields MNYKKALNNKIFEVIAQASQELNVESYVIGGFVRDLLLNRDFKKDIDVVAVGSGIELALKVSDLLPKKPKVQVFKTYGTAMLRFEDTEIEFVGARKESYNQDSRNPIVENGTLEDDQNRRDFTINALALSLNPNTFGDLSDPFGGIADLENKIIKTPLDPDITFSDDPLRMLRGIRFATQLEFEIDQYSLDSITKNAERIKIISGERIVEELNKILSTDKPSVGFLLLYKTGLLDIILPELTALNQVEEIEGHTHKNNFYHTLEVVDNICPNTDDVWLRWSALLHDIGKAPTKRFNKKQGWTFHGHEFLGGKMAKKIFERLHMPLNHKMKFVQKMVIMSSRPIVLAQDIVTDSAVRRLVFDAGEDVENLMTLCEADITTKNQNKFKKYHKNFEIVRQKIVEVEERDHVRNFQPPISGEEIMEIFNLKPSREIGQLKDAVKEAILEGEIPNDYDSAYAFVLKKGEKLGLKKV from the coding sequence ATGAACTACAAAAAAGCTCTAAATAATAAAATATTCGAAGTCATTGCGCAGGCTTCCCAAGAACTTAATGTCGAAAGCTATGTCATTGGTGGTTTTGTCCGTGACTTACTTTTAAACAGGGATTTCAAAAAAGACATCGATGTTGTAGCTGTTGGGAGCGGAATTGAATTAGCTTTAAAAGTTTCTGATTTGCTTCCTAAAAAACCAAAAGTTCAGGTTTTCAAGACGTATGGAACCGCAATGTTGCGCTTTGAGGACACCGAAATTGAATTTGTAGGTGCGCGAAAAGAATCCTATAATCAGGACAGCCGAAATCCAATTGTAGAAAACGGAACGCTTGAAGATGACCAAAACAGACGCGATTTCACTATAAATGCGTTGGCTTTATCTTTAAATCCAAACACTTTCGGAGATCTTTCTGACCCTTTCGGAGGTATTGCCGATTTGGAAAACAAAATCATAAAAACACCTCTTGACCCCGACATCACCTTTTCAGATGATCCTTTGCGAATGCTTAGAGGAATTCGATTTGCTACTCAATTGGAATTTGAAATTGACCAATATTCATTGGACTCGATTACCAAAAATGCCGAGCGCATCAAAATAATCTCGGGAGAACGAATCGTTGAGGAATTAAACAAAATCCTTTCTACCGATAAACCTTCTGTTGGATTTTTATTGTTGTACAAAACCGGACTTTTGGACATTATCCTTCCGGAACTAACCGCTTTAAACCAAGTAGAAGAAATCGAAGGTCATACACACAAAAATAATTTTTATCATACACTTGAAGTAGTTGACAATATTTGCCCAAACACTGATGATGTTTGGTTACGCTGGTCGGCCCTTCTTCATGATATTGGAAAAGCACCAACGAAACGCTTCAACAAAAAACAAGGCTGGACTTTTCACGGTCATGAATTCCTTGGCGGAAAAATGGCAAAAAAGATATTCGAAAGACTTCATATGCCGTTGAATCACAAAATGAAATTTGTGCAAAAAATGGTTATCATGAGTTCCCGTCCAATTGTTTTGGCACAAGATATAGTAACCGATTCGGCCGTAAGACGTTTGGTTTTTGATGCTGGTGAAGACGTAGAAAATTTAATGACACTTTGCGAAGCGGACATCACAACCAAAAACCAGAATAAATTCAAAAAGTATCATAAAAATTTTGAAATCGTTCGTCAAAAAATCGTGGAAGTCGAAGAACGTGACCATGTGCGCAATTTCCAACCGCCAATTTCCGGTGAGGAAATTATGGAAATATTCAATTTGAAACCATCCCGCGAAATTGGACAACTAAAAGATGCTGTAAAAGAAGCTATTTTGGAAGGAGAAATCCCCAATGATTATGATTCTGCTTATGCTTTTGTATTGAAAAAAGGGGAAAAACTAGGATTAAAAAAAGTTTAA
- a CDS encoding L-threonylcarbamoyladenylate synthase — MDINQEIINAYEVIKEGGIILYPTDTVWGIGCDATNPEAIAKIYKLKQRAETQSMICLMNGEKMVYNVFKEIPEVAWQIIDLSEKPTTLILDQPRNIAPNIIAPDNTLGMRIVKEPFCFKLMERMKKPLVSTSANISGQPTPKSFKEISPEIIKGVDYVVNLHHDKITEKASTIIKLTNDSQVKVIRK; from the coding sequence ATGGACATCAATCAAGAAATAATTAATGCATACGAAGTCATAAAAGAAGGTGGAATCATCCTTTACCCTACAGATACCGTCTGGGGAATTGGTTGTGATGCAACTAACCCTGAAGCGATTGCTAAAATATACAAACTCAAACAAAGAGCCGAAACACAAAGCATGATTTGCCTAATGAATGGCGAAAAAATGGTTTACAATGTTTTCAAGGAAATTCCGGAAGTTGCTTGGCAAATCATCGATTTATCCGAAAAACCAACAACATTAATCCTAGATCAACCGCGAAACATTGCTCCGAATATTATTGCTCCTGATAACACATTGGGAATGCGCATTGTTAAAGAACCTTTTTGTTTCAAATTAATGGAACGCATGAAGAAACCATTGGTTTCCACTTCTGCCAATATTTCAGGGCAACCAACTCCAAAAAGTTTCAAAGAAATTAGCCCCGAAATTATAAAAGGCGTGGACTATGTTGTAAATTTGCACCACGATAAAATCACCGAAAAAGCATCTACAATCATTAAATTAACTAATGATTCGCAGGTAAAAGTGATTCGTAAATAG
- a CDS encoding COX15/CtaA family protein: MKNNKSVIIWLLSGCFLVFVMVVVGGITRLTNSGLSMTDWHLVTDTLPPLTEAKWQEAFEQYKQFPEYQKINIHNDFTLSDYKFIYFWEWFHRFIGRIIGLVFIVPFFYFLWKKKIDKATLNKCFILLGMGALQGFFGWFMVRSGLVDNPDVSHFRLSLHLTFAFITFAYTLWVALDLIYPDKKAPNIPLKKIARITLILLLMQIIYGGFVAGLNAGLVHNHWPMMSDGQFIHESVFIEQKTLFLNLVEGKSGVQFVHRTLAYVVVGFILFLYFKGKKTNLDSQQKNGLNALVFIVFLQFILGVYTLLCYVPLWLGLTHQVNAFFLLTAMTYTLHRLSK, from the coding sequence ATGAAAAATAACAAATCCGTAATTATCTGGCTCCTTTCCGGTTGCTTTTTAGTGTTTGTAATGGTTGTCGTGGGCGGTATCACCCGACTGACAAATTCTGGTTTATCCATGACCGACTGGCATCTGGTAACCGATACGCTCCCTCCTCTTACCGAAGCCAAATGGCAGGAAGCTTTCGAGCAATACAAACAATTTCCTGAATACCAAAAAATCAACATCCACAACGATTTTACCCTATCCGACTATAAATTCATCTATTTTTGGGAATGGTTCCACCGTTTCATCGGAAGAATAATTGGCCTTGTATTTATCGTTCCTTTCTTTTATTTTCTGTGGAAGAAAAAGATTGACAAAGCAACTTTAAACAAATGCTTTATACTTCTTGGAATGGGTGCTTTACAGGGATTTTTCGGTTGGTTTATGGTACGAAGCGGTTTGGTGGACAACCCGGACGTGAGTCATTTCCGTCTTTCGTTGCACCTGACTTTTGCCTTTATCACGTTTGCTTATACACTTTGGGTAGCTTTGGATTTAATTTATCCTGACAAAAAAGCACCAAATATTCCTTTGAAAAAAATAGCCCGAATCACATTGATTCTCTTGCTCATGCAAATCATCTACGGAGGTTTTGTTGCAGGGCTCAATGCCGGTCTAGTACACAACCACTGGCCCATGATGAGTGACGGGCAATTCATTCACGAAAGTGTGTTCATCGAACAAAAAACACTCTTCTTAAATCTTGTCGAAGGAAAAAGTGGCGTGCAGTTCGTTCACAGAACATTGGCATACGTAGTAGTGGGATTCATTCTGTTCTTGTATTTCAAAGGCAAAAAAACCAATCTCGACTCCCAACAAAAAAATGGTCTAAACGCTTTGGTTTTCATTGTATTCCTTCAATTCATTTTGGGCGTTTACACCCTGCTTTGCTACGTTCCGCTTTGGTTGGGCTTAACTCACCAAGTCAACGCTTTCTTTTTACTGACCGCAATGACTTATACTTTGCACCGATTGAGCAAATAG